The genomic segment ACCGGTCCGACTTCTGGACGCAGGGGCTGATCGTCGGGTTGGAGACGCGGTTCTGAACGCGGCGCCGACTTTGGCACTGTTACGCCCGGCCGAAGGCGGTTTCCATCACGCGCCGATCAAAGCCTTCGGGCACGCGCTCGTCGGCGGCGAACTGGTACAGTGCGGCGAGGAAAATGGTGTGCAGGGCCGCGCCGACGGCCATGTGCAACAACATCGATATGCCGCCCGCGACCAGTAGCACCGCGCCCGGTACGGTCGATCCGCTGGCGAGCAGCCAGCCGCCCGCGACGAATAGGAGGACGACCGGGATCAGGAGCAGGAACAGGATGAAGCTCAGACCCATGTTCCCGACCAGGGCCTCGCCCCAGGTCTTTTTCAGCAGCGCGGCCGACCGGCCGATCGCGGCCATCGGGCCGACCTTCTCCACGACGAGGACCGGGACCACGAAGAACGTCATCACCGACCAGGCGGTGCCGAGCACCCCGGCGACGAACTCGCCCACCTTTTCGTGTGCGCTCTCGACCGCCTTCAGGAGCACCCCGACCGTCGCCGAAACGAGCGCCCAGGCGAAAATCTGGGGCAGGCGCGCGAGCGCCATCCGGAAGCCGTCCGCCAGAGTGGGCGACTGGCCGTTGAAGCGGAGCAGGGCGCAACTGATGAGCGCGGAGTTGCAGAACACGATGACGAAATAGGTGCAGAAGTAGTACGCGAACGCGACCGCGTACACCCAGACCGGCGGCCGGTTATTGTTCCGGTGAACGTGCTGCTCGAACTGCTTCCAGTCCACAAGTGTCGCCAGCGGCACGGCGAAACTGGCGACGACCAACAGGAACAGGAACCCGCTGACCAGCGGGAACGCCAGCAGGTGCTTGTCCCGGACGAGAACGCGCCACGTGCTGCCGGCGAGGGAGAGCCCGTTCGAAATGCGCTGGAACATGGACGACTCCGGTGGGCGTGCTGGAACACGATGAGTGTAGCAGGGCGATCCCTTTTGGGTAATTGCGGATCGCCGCGGTACGGAAGTTATTCGCCCGTCAGCCGTCCGGATTCGCGAGAATCTGACGGAGCCGGTCCGCGAGTACCTCGGGGAACTTCTCCGGCCACGTCGCGTCGATAGGGCCGAGCCGGGCCATGTCCTGGAGGTGCAGTTGATCCTTCAGCCGGAACGCGACGAGTTTCATTCGCACCAGCGCTTCGAGCTGTAACACTTGAAAGGTGGCCCCGCGCTCGGACTCAGTCATCTCCGGGGCGGAAACGGGATCGCTCGGCATCACTTTTTCACCGCGCAGAGCAGGTGAACACCCTCGCTCGGTTTGCCGCCCGGTCGCTCGATGAACAGATGAACGCCGTTCGTGAACGCAAAATCGAAGCCGACGACACCCATTGCTCTCTTCGCAGCTTCGAGGTCGTCTCGGCGGATCAAAACATTAACGTCGCGGGTCGTGCGCACCGCCCCCGCATCGACCTTTGCCACCCAGGCAGCCGCGGCATTCCCACCGATGATCGCGTAGGGCACGTTGCCGGCTTCCAGTGCGTGAGCGGCGCGATGGAGGCGCTGTTGTACCTCGCCCAAGGCTCGTGCCATCCGCTCGAGAATGTCGGCAGGCCAGGGCGCGCTGAGATTCATGGTTCACCTCACGCGGCGTAAGCCTTCTCGGCGGCGGCTACGCCGGCACCGCCCGTCACTTTCACGCCCGCGCCGAGGAGAACCACCTCCAGCGCCGCGAGCACCTGGAACACGCAGCTCGGGCGGCTGTTCTGGCCCATGAGTCCGATCCGCCACGCCTTGCCCTTGAAGTCCCCCAGGCCGCCGCCGATCTCGATGCCGAACTCGGTCAGGAGCCGCTTACGGCACGCCGCGTCGTCCGCGCCCTCCGGGATGCGCACCGCGTTCAGTTGTGGCAACTGGCAGTGTGCGGCGGCGGTGTAAGTGAGGCCGAGGGCTTCCAGCCCGGCCTTGAGTGCCACGTGGT from the Frigoriglobus tundricola genome contains:
- a CDS encoding DUF6159 family protein, whose product is MFQRISNGLSLAGSTWRVLVRDKHLLAFPLVSGFLFLLVVASFAVPLATLVDWKQFEQHVHRNNNRPPVWVYAVAFAYYFCTYFVIVFCNSALISCALLRFNGQSPTLADGFRMALARLPQIFAWALVSATVGVLLKAVESAHEKVGEFVAGVLGTAWSVMTFFVVPVLVVEKVGPMAAIGRSAALLKKTWGEALVGNMGLSFILFLLLIPVVLLFVAGGWLLASGSTVPGAVLLVAGGISMLLHMAVGAALHTIFLAALYQFAADERVPEGFDRRVMETAFGRA